In Serratia liquefaciens ATCC 27592, the genomic stretch ATAAATAATGGAGGCATTTTATTGTTAACCCTGCTTGGGGTGATAAACATTATTGATATATTATAAATTTATTTTATAAATAAGCCTATTTGAACCCCACTCATTTTTCAGCCGTCAGTATGGGCAACCTGAGGTTGCCCATCTTCATGTCCGGAATCCGCCATCGTCCCGCCTGGTTTCGTGCAATAATCTGCCCATCAAACGAGAGGAGTGATCAAAATGCAGACTTTTTTTATTGATCGTATGGCGACGCCGGTGGGTGAACTGGTGTTGATTGCCGATGAGCAGGACCGCTTGCGCGCTATCGATTGGACGGAACACGAAACCCGCCTGATGAAGCTGCTGAATACCCATTACCGAGCCGATCGTTTTCAACTGGTGGACAAGGCTAACCCCGGTGGCCTGACCGATGCCATGCAGCGCTATTTTTCCGGTGAACTGGATGTGATCAACGATCTGCCGGTCATGACGGCCGGCACTGAGTTCCAGCGCACTGTCTGGCAGCAACTGCGCCAGATCCCGTGCGGCGAGATCATCACCTACGGCGAACTGGCTAAGCGTATTGGACGCCCAACGGCGTCCCGTGCGGTGGGGATGGCCAACGGCTCCAACCCCATCAGCATCGTGGTGCCCTGCCATCGGGTGATTGGCTCACAGGGCGCATTGACCGGCTATGCCGGTGGCGTTCAGCGCAAACAGTGGCTGTTGAAACACGAAGGCTACCTGCAAAACGATCTGCTTTAATTCAACCCACCGGAATAGCGCAGCTCACTATGGGCTATTCCGGTGGCTTATTAATGAGGAACGTAGTCCGGCGGTATAGTTGATGCAGGCTGTACATCCTCAGAGGTGTAACCGTAACAATGTGTATAAAAATTGGTCTCAACCCGCAAAAAGGCGCTCAAAAGGCAGGGTTAAATGCTGCTTACTGAAAAATACGCTGCGCTACCCCGCATTTCTTGCGGATACGGAGAACCAAGCGCGTCGACCGTCCCTTGGCGTAACTAGCAAATAAATCGAAATATTTCAGCCAGCTACAGAACAATCGGCTGCAAGCCTGCTTAATATTCGCACAGAATGCCCCCGTTCTTATTAATGCTACCCTTATCACCTGCCGGAAAAGATGTTAAAATTGACGCATATCAATTATTGAATGAGCGTAATCTATGATCCCGGAAAAACGCGTGATTCGTCGTATCCAGTCTGGTGGTTGTGCGATCCATTGTCAGGATTGCAGTATCAGCCAGCTGTGTATTCCTTTTACTCTTAATGCGCACGAGTTGGACCAGCTCGACAACATTATCGAAAGGAAAAAGCCTATCCAGAAGGGCCAGACCCTGTTCAAGGCCGGCGATGAACTGAAATCGCTGTACGCTATCCGCTCCGGGACCATCAAGAGTTATACCATTACCGAACAGGGTGACGAGCAAATCACCGGCTTCCATCTGGCGGGCGATCTGGTCGGTTTTGATGCTATCGGCGGTCTGAAGCATCCAAGCTTCGCTCAGGCGTTGGAAACCTCGATGGTATGCGAAATCCCATTCGAAACGCTGGATGACCTGTCCGGTAAAATGCCTAATCTGCGCCAACAGATCATGCGTCTGATGAGCGGCGAGATTAAAGGTGACCAGGACATGATCCTGCTGTTGTCGAAAAAGAATGCCGAAGAGCGTCTGGCTGCATTCGTCTACAACCTGTCGCGCCGCTTTGCGGAGCGGGGTTTCTCACCGCGCGAGTTCCGCCTGACCATGACCCGCGGCGATATCGGCAACTATCTCGGCCTGACGGTTGAAACCATCAGTCGCCTGCTGGGCCGCTTCCAGAAAAGCGAAATTCTCAGCGTTAAAGGCAAATACATCACCATCGAAAACGTCGATGCCCTGTCTGTGCTGGCCGGCACGCCACGCATTAACGTCACCGTAAACGCCTGATCCCTATGCTGGGTTAATCATTCGACAGAATTATTGACCCAGCACACCTCTGCCGCTGTTCTGTTTTTCAATGTTGGGTTACTCTGTAAATTGACAGACTGTTGATTTTCAGCTGTAAGGAGGCCCTATGGCGAAGTATCAGAATCTTCTGGTGGCTATTGACCCCAATCAGGACGACCAGCCGGCGCTGCGCCGGGCGGTATACCTGATAAAACGCAATGGCGGGCGCATTAAGGCCTTCCTGCCTATTTATGACTTCTCTTACGAGATGACGACCCTGCTCTCGCCGGACGAAAGAACGGCAATGCGGCAAGGCGTTATCAGTCAACGCGCCGCTTGGATCACCGAGCAATGTCGTTTTTATCTCGACGAAGGCGTGCCCATTGAAATCAAAGTGGTCTGGCATAACCGCCCTTATGAGGCGATTATTCAGGAAGTGATCGCCGGTAAGCACGATCTGCTGCTGAAAATGGCGCACCAACACGACCGTCTTGAATCCGTCATTTTCACCCCAACCGATTGGCATCTGTTACGCAAATGCCCGTGCCCGGTGTGGATGGTCAAAGATCAGCCCTGGCCTGAAGGCAGTAAAGCGGTGGTTGCGGTTAACCTGGCCAGTGAAGAACCCTATCACGATCCCTTGAACATCAAACTGGTGCAGGAGACCGTTGAGTTGGCGCATAACGTCAACCAAACGGAAGTGCATCTGGTCGGCGCTTACCCCGTCACCCCCATCAATATCGCCATTGAACTGCCTGATTTTGACCCCAGCGTTTACAACGATGCCATCCGCGGACAGCATCTGATTGCCATGAAGGCGTTAAGACAGAAATTCGGCATTAACGAAGAATTCACCCATGTCGAAAAAGGCCTGCCGGAAGAGGTAATCCCCGACCTGGCTGAGCACCTGCAGGCGGGCGTCGTGGTATTGGGTACCTTGGGCCGTACCGGCATCTCGGCGGCGTTTATCGGCAATACCGCCGAACATGTGATCGACCATCTGAAATGTGACCTGCTGGTGATTAAGCCAGAAAACTTCAACTGTCCGATCGAAGTTGACGAAGATGATGAGCACGACGACGAAGACTGATGTTTGACGCATAAAAAAACGGGCCCAAGGGCCCGTTTTTATTTGCCTGCGCGTTACGCCTGTAACGCACGCAGAATCGCTTCCACACTCTCTTTGGCATCACCAAACAGCATCTGGGTGTTCTCCTTGAAGAACAGCGGGTTCTGGACGCCGGCGTAACCGGTGTTCATCGAACGCTTGAAGGCGATCACATTCTGCGCCTTCCACACTTCCAGTACCGGCATGCCGGCGATCGGGCTACGCGGATCTTCCAGCGCGGCAGGGTTCACCGTATCGTTAGCGCCAATCACCAGTACGGTGTCGGTATCAGGGAAATCTTCGTTGATTTCATCCATTTCCAACACCACGTCGTAAGGCACCTTGGCTTCAGCCAGCAGTACGTTCATGTGGCCAGGCAAACGCCCGGCAACCGGGTGAATACCGAAACGTACTTTAATGCCACGCGCGCGCAGTTTCTCGGTGATTTCCGCCACCGGATACTGCGCCTGAGCGACCGCCATGCCATAGCCTGGGGTGATGATCACCGAAGTTGAGTTTTTCAACTGCTCGGCAACTTCTTCCGCGGTCGTTTCGCGATACTCACCCATTTCTTCCGCATTACCGGTCGAAGAACCGTCGGTACCGAAGCCGCCGGCGATTACGCTGATAAACGACCGGTTCATCGCCTTACACATAATGTAAGACAGGATGGCACCCGAAGAGCCTACCAGTGCCCCGGTCACGATCAGCAGATCGTTGCTCAGCATGAAGCCCGCCGCTGCCGCTGCCCAGCCCGAATAGGAGTTGAGCATCGACACCACCACCGGCATATCTGCCCCGCCGATGGAAGCCACCAGATGCCAGCCAAACGCCAACGCGATAGCGGTCATCAGCACCAATGCCACTGCCTGCCAGCCCACGCTGTCGGCACGAACGAACACCACCAGCAGCAGGAAGGAGACGACCAGGGCCGCCAGATTCATTTTATGGCGATTTGGCAGCGCCAAAGGTTTGGACGAGATGATACCGCGCAGTTTACCAAAGGCGACAATCGAACCTGTGAAGGTCACCGCACCGATAAAGATACCGAGGAACACTTCGGTCAGATGGATATTTTCCATCACCGGCTCCATCGGCGCACCGTGATCCAGATAGCTGTTTAAGCCCACAAGTACCGCCGCCAGGCCGACAAAGCTGTGCAGTACCGCCACCAGCTCTGGCATTTCGGTCATTTCGACCTTCTTCGCCAGATAGACCCCAATAGAACCGCCGATAATCATCGCGATGATGATCCAGCCCACGTTGCCGGAATCCGGCCCGAGAATGGTGGCGATCAGCGCAATCGCCATCCCTGCGATACCAAATAGATTGCCCCGCTTGGACGTTTCATGGCGCGATAAACCCGCCAGGCTGCAGATAAACAAAATAGCGGCAACAATGTATGCAGCTGTAACTAATCCTCCAGACATGTGCTACCCCTTAGTTCTTGCGGAACATCTTCAGCATGCGCTGAGTGACGGTGAATCCACCAAAAATGTTGATGCTGGCGATCAGCACGGCGATGAAGGAGAGGAAACTCACCCAACCGCCGTGGCCAATCTGCAATAACGCACCGACCACGATAATCCCTGAGATCGCATTGGTGACCGACATCAACGGGGTATGCAATGCATGGCTGACGTTCCACACCACGTAGTAACCCACCACGCAGGCCAGCGCAAACACAGTAAAGTGAGACAGGAACTCTTTCGGCGCGGCGTCGGCCAACCAACCAAACAGAATAATCGCCAACGCCATCAGGCCATATTTCAGCCAAGGTGATACCGGTTTTGCCTCCGGCTTGGCGACCGGGGCCGCCGCCTGCGCCTGTTTCGGTTGGGCAGAAACCTGGATTGGCGGTGCCGGCCAGGTGACTTCGCCACTGCGCACCACGGTCACGCCGCGGATCACGGTGTCGTCGAAGTCGACGTCAATTTCGCCATTTTTCTCTTTCGACAGCAGCTTCAGCAGGTTAACCAGGTTGGTACCGTAAAGCTGCGAGGATTGAGTCGGCAAACGGCTTGGCAGATCGGTATAGCCAATGATTTTCACGCCGTTATCGGTAACGGTCACGCGGTCGGCCACGGTCAGCTCGCAGTTACCCCCGTTTTGTGCGGCCAGATCGACGATCACGCTGCCCGGTTTCATCGAAGCCACCATTTCTTTGGTAATCAGCTTCGGTGCCGGTTTGCCCGGGATCAGCGCCGTGGTGACGATAATGTCAACCTCCGCCGCCTGAGCAGCGAACAGCGCCATCTCAGCTTTGATAAAGGCTTCGGACATCACTTTGGCGTAGCCGTCGCCGCTGCCCGCTTCTTCCTCGAAATCCAACTCGAGGAATTCCGCGCCCATGCTCTGCACCTGCTCTTTAACTTCAGGGCGCGTGTCGAAGGCGCGAACAATGGCTCCCAGGCTGCCGGCAGCACCGATGGCTGCCAAACCCGCGACGCCGGCACCGATGATCATCACCTTGGCCGGTGGAACCTTGCCCGCAGCGGTGATCTGACCGGTAAAGAAACGGCCAAACTCATGCGCGGCTTCAACAATCGCCCGGTAGCCGGCGATATTCGCCATAGAACTCAGCGCGTCCATAGACTGTGCGCGTGAGATGCGCGGCACCGAGTCCATCGCCATCGCGGTGACGTTGCGTTCGGCCAGCTTCGCAATCAGTTCAGGGTTTTGCGCCGGCCAGATAAAGCTGACCAGAGTGCTGCCCTCACGCATTAACGCGATCTCGTCCTCAAGCGGCGCGTTAACTTTCAAAATCAGATCCGACTGCCAGACATCGGCAGTGTCGGCGATCTCAGCCCCAGCGGCTTGATACGCGCCATCGTCAAAACTTGCCAGTTTACCCGCCCCGCTTTCAATCGCGACGGTAAAGCCCAGCTTCAGCAGTTGTTCCACCGTTTTCGGCGTTGCTGCGACCCGGGCTTCATTGGCCAACCGTTCTCTTGGTACACCAATACGCATAATGTTCCCTTCTCACCTGTCTTTGATGATGTTTATTATCGTCCTGCCCATAGCGATGGCGCCGGCTGACAGGCCTTTGCTTACGCTTGTCGGCATCGAATTAAGGCACCATCTATAACCTACTGAAAATATGATCGATGATCCATAATTGCTTACGCATTCAGGTCTGTTTTTACATAAAAACCCAGCTAACGACATGACAAATCGCAATTTAAAGTTAAAAAGCCCGTTGGAATGGCGCTTTAGCGGCCAGATTGCGATAGCACCCGGTGCGCGGATATCTGGCGCGACGCGGCTGGCACGCATAAAAGTTATAAAATTGTGAATAATTAACACTTATGACATCAAAGGCTTTATTATTGAAACTTATGGTGATGCTGCTCAGAATGACGGACATCATTCTTCCGGGAATTTGTCTCATGAGATGACATAAAATGCTGAGACACTGCTCGAGATTACATGTAATAATCGGCGGCTGAATTACACCTAAACAGTTCAGCACGTTATAAACGTTAATGCGCTAGGCGAAAGGATTTTTTATGAAGCTGAAGAACACGATCATCGCGTCAGCCTTGTTATCACTCACTGCGCTGTCCGCTCATGCGGCGCAAGAGTTAACTCCTGAAAAAGCAGCGGCGCTGAAGCCGTTTGATCGCATCACGATTACCGGCCGCTTTAATGCCATCAATGAAGCTGCTGATGCCATTTCCCGCCGTGCAGACAAGCTGGGTGCAGACGCTTTCTACATCCAGGACAGCAACAACAGCAACAACGGCGGCAACTGGCGTGTCACCGCCGATCTTTACCACAAAGATGCGCCGGAAGTGAGCAAACAACCGAAATACCGCGTGATTAACGGCGTTACTGAGCTGCCGAAAGAACAAGCCTTCCTGCTGGAGCCTTACGATACCGTAAGCGTCAGCGGTTTCTACCGCAGCCAGCCGGACATCAACGATGCCATCACCAAAGAAGCGAAAAAGAAAGGCGCAGCCTCCTTCTTTATCGTACGTCAGGTTGATGCCAACCAGGGCGGCAACCAGTTCATTACCGCCTACATCTATAAAGCCGATGCACCTAAACGTACCGTTCAGAACCCGGATGCCATCCCGGCCGACTCTGAAGCCGGTAAGGCCGCTCTGGCTGCCGGTGGCGCTGCTGCTGCCAATGTGGAAATCCCTGGCGTAGCCTCTTCAGGCTCACCAAGCCGTGACGTAGGCCGTTTCTTCGAAACCCAGTCTTCAACCGGTAAGCGTTATACTGTCACGTTGCCTAACGGCACCAAGATTCAAGAAGTAAACAACGTGACCGCCGCGCAGATGGTGCCGTTTGACTCAGTGACCTTTACCGGCCACTTCAACAGCATGACCGACGTTTCTACCGAAGTGGCGAAACGCGCGGCTGAGAAAGGCGCCAAGTACTATCACGTAACCCGTCAGTGGCAGAACAAGAGCGGCGGCAACCTGACCGTCAGCGCTGACCTGTTCAAATAAGTTTCACTTTGCGGTTTACCATCGGGCAGCCATTGAGCTGCCCGTTTTTTTTGCCCCGCCTGTCGCCCGCCAGTTGAATAATTTTTTGCAAAAATCGCATATTCAATCATTGCATCCGCAGAGATCCATCCGTAGAATTTGCGCGAATTTTTAGGGCTATTGTCTATTTGTTCAGTAATTACCATTACGTTGTTACTGCCGAGCAGTTCCCTCCCAGTTGTTTATTCTGTGTTCAGGATCCGTCATTGGAAAAGAAACTAGGTCTT encodes the following:
- the pntA gene encoding Re/Si-specific NAD(P)(+) transhydrogenase subunit alpha, with the translated sequence MRIGVPRERLANEARVAATPKTVEQLLKLGFTVAIESGAGKLASFDDGAYQAAGAEIADTADVWQSDLILKVNAPLEDEIALMREGSTLVSFIWPAQNPELIAKLAERNVTAMAMDSVPRISRAQSMDALSSMANIAGYRAIVEAAHEFGRFFTGQITAAGKVPPAKVMIIGAGVAGLAAIGAAGSLGAIVRAFDTRPEVKEQVQSMGAEFLELDFEEEAGSGDGYAKVMSEAFIKAEMALFAAQAAEVDIIVTTALIPGKPAPKLITKEMVASMKPGSVIVDLAAQNGGNCELTVADRVTVTDNGVKIIGYTDLPSRLPTQSSQLYGTNLVNLLKLLSKEKNGEIDVDFDDTVIRGVTVVRSGEVTWPAPPIQVSAQPKQAQAAAPVAKPEAKPVSPWLKYGLMALAIILFGWLADAAPKEFLSHFTVFALACVVGYYVVWNVSHALHTPLMSVTNAISGIIVVGALLQIGHGGWVSFLSFIAVLIASINIFGGFTVTQRMLKMFRKN
- the ydgH gene encoding DUF1471 family protein YdgH yields the protein MKLKNTIIASALLSLTALSAHAAQELTPEKAAALKPFDRITITGRFNAINEAADAISRRADKLGADAFYIQDSNNSNNGGNWRVTADLYHKDAPEVSKQPKYRVINGVTELPKEQAFLLEPYDTVSVSGFYRSQPDINDAITKEAKKKGAASFFIVRQVDANQGGNQFITAYIYKADAPKRTVQNPDAIPADSEAGKAALAAGGAAAANVEIPGVASSGSPSRDVGRFFETQSSTGKRYTVTLPNGTKIQEVNNVTAAQMVPFDSVTFTGHFNSMTDVSTEVAKRAAEKGAKYYHVTRQWQNKSGGNLTVSADLFK
- the ogt gene encoding methylated-DNA--[protein]-cysteine S-methyltransferase, translating into MQTFFIDRMATPVGELVLIADEQDRLRAIDWTEHETRLMKLLNTHYRADRFQLVDKANPGGLTDAMQRYFSGELDVINDLPVMTAGTEFQRTVWQQLRQIPCGEIITYGELAKRIGRPTASRAVGMANGSNPISIVVPCHRVIGSQGALTGYAGGVQRKQWLLKHEGYLQNDLL
- a CDS encoding FNR family transcription factor yields the protein MIPEKRVIRRIQSGGCAIHCQDCSISQLCIPFTLNAHELDQLDNIIERKKPIQKGQTLFKAGDELKSLYAIRSGTIKSYTITEQGDEQITGFHLAGDLVGFDAIGGLKHPSFAQALETSMVCEIPFETLDDLSGKMPNLRQQIMRLMSGEIKGDQDMILLLSKKNAEERLAAFVYNLSRRFAERGFSPREFRLTMTRGDIGNYLGLTVETISRLLGRFQKSEILSVKGKYITIENVDALSVLAGTPRINVTVNA
- the uspE gene encoding universal stress protein UspE; protein product: MAKYQNLLVAIDPNQDDQPALRRAVYLIKRNGGRIKAFLPIYDFSYEMTTLLSPDERTAMRQGVISQRAAWITEQCRFYLDEGVPIEIKVVWHNRPYEAIIQEVIAGKHDLLLKMAHQHDRLESVIFTPTDWHLLRKCPCPVWMVKDQPWPEGSKAVVAVNLASEEPYHDPLNIKLVQETVELAHNVNQTEVHLVGAYPVTPINIAIELPDFDPSVYNDAIRGQHLIAMKALRQKFGINEEFTHVEKGLPEEVIPDLAEHLQAGVVVLGTLGRTGISAAFIGNTAEHVIDHLKCDLLVIKPENFNCPIEVDEDDEHDDED
- the pntB gene encoding Re/Si-specific NAD(P)(+) transhydrogenase subunit beta — protein: MSGGLVTAAYIVAAILFICSLAGLSRHETSKRGNLFGIAGMAIALIATILGPDSGNVGWIIIAMIIGGSIGVYLAKKVEMTEMPELVAVLHSFVGLAAVLVGLNSYLDHGAPMEPVMENIHLTEVFLGIFIGAVTFTGSIVAFGKLRGIISSKPLALPNRHKMNLAALVVSFLLLVVFVRADSVGWQAVALVLMTAIALAFGWHLVASIGGADMPVVVSMLNSYSGWAAAAAGFMLSNDLLIVTGALVGSSGAILSYIMCKAMNRSFISVIAGGFGTDGSSTGNAEEMGEYRETTAEEVAEQLKNSTSVIITPGYGMAVAQAQYPVAEITEKLRARGIKVRFGIHPVAGRLPGHMNVLLAEAKVPYDVVLEMDEINEDFPDTDTVLVIGANDTVNPAALEDPRSPIAGMPVLEVWKAQNVIAFKRSMNTGYAGVQNPLFFKENTQMLFGDAKESVEAILRALQA